The nucleotide sequence CTTTTGTTAGTTTATCATCTGTATCGTAATTAACAGTTATTTTCTGTTCATCATTTTTGAAGTCTATTGTTTTCAAAGAAGAATAAACCTGTTCCGTATTAGTTTTAGTATTCGTGAATTTTTCACTGGTCTTTGCCAATACACTTTTCTGTGGATCATAGATAACGAGGTAGATATTTTTGCTGCCGGATTCTGCAACCATATTCTCTGCAAGTGTAAATGATACGGATATTCTATTTACTTTTTTTGCTCTTATGGTTGGTTTCTGCTTGCTCTTGGTTACTTTATAATTCATCACTCCTACTTCATAGGCTTTCAGGTCTTTTGCCCACTCTAATTTCTTTTTGAGACCTTCATTGTCCTTTTTAAGATCAGCAAGTGTTTTGTTTAATGCAGCTATTTTAGCTTGGAGGTCTCCGTTGCCTTTCAGGATTGAGTTTACCTGTTTTTCACAGTCATCACGGAGTTTCTTTGTATCTTTAAGCTGTTTTCTCAGTGCCGAAACGTTACCATTGTCTTTAGTTATTTTTTCAATAACCGTTCGCTTCTCTGTTATCTCGTTATTCAATTTTGAGATAGCAGCATTTAATTCATCATTGTTGCTTTTACAATTATTCAAAGCTGCCTGCGCTTCCATTAAATACTTTTCAACCTGGAGTTTTACTGAAAGTGAAGAGTCAGCATGAAGAAGGGCTGTATCTCTTTCTGTATTGAGGCTATTCCGGTTTAGCATAAAAAAAACATTCCCAATACCCGATCCTATTAGCAGGAGCAACAGTATAAGCAAATATTTTAATTGCTTTCTGATTTTTGTTTTATCATCTTCTGTATTCATGGTATCAGCGTGTTATTTTTTCCGGGTTTCTAATAGTTTAAATAATTCATCGAGCTTGGGAGAGAGGATAATCTCTGTTCTCCTGTTTTTGGCTTTGCCCTCACTTGTCAGATTGGGAGCCACAGGAAATACTCTCCCTTGCCTGATGCGGTTACCCGTTTCGCTTCAACATTGTATTCATCCGTTAAAAGGCGCACAACAGACGTTGCCCTGGCCGCACTTAAGTCCCAATTATCTTTGTAAACAGCTGTTTTAATGGGAACGTTATCGGTATGCCCTTCAATTAGTATATCTACATCTGTATTTTTATTCAGCACTTCCATTAATTTTTTTAAAGCCTCTTTTCCTTTCACCTCTACTTCGGCACTCCCGGATTTGAAAAGGAGCTTGTCTGACATGGAAACATATACTTTCCCATTTTTCATTTCTACTGTCAATTCATCAGGATTAAAACCAAGCAAAGCATTTTTGACAACAGTATTCAATCGGTTAACCAGGGAATCCTGCCTGTCAATTATGCTTTGCATCTCTTTTAGCTTTTGTTCACGCTCCTGGAGCAGTTTTTCTTTTCTCTCCAGCTCTTTGGATTTATTTTTTAAATCTTCACTCATTTGAGCCAGCTTCATGCCCGAAGTAGTGGAAAGTGTTTTGTATTTATCGCCCAGGTCATTATACTCTCCATGCAGCTTTCGTAATTGCTGACCAAGCGCAGTGGTATCATTTTTTAATTGTTGGTTAGCACTGCACAATTCATCCCTCTCTTTTAGACAAGCCCTGTACCTTTTAGACTGCAATAGCTTATCCGTTTTATCTATATAAGGTTGCATGGTTTTGCAGGAGGAAAGCATTGCCAGTAAAAGAAAAATAAGCAATGCAAAACCGATATCAGAAAAAATGGAGTAACTTTTAATTCGATCAGTAAACATAATTGCTTCAGTAATTGTCCGGTTATAACTATTGCACCGGTACAAAGATTTTAAATTAGAATTTGAGGAGTATTAGATTTAGATTAGAATCCAATTAGAATAATTTTATTTGTGATGTTGGTGAATCAATTAGAATATAAATGCAATGAAAAATAGCCTTGAAAAACTGAGCTATTATCCATACTGCTACAATTATGCCCCCAATCAACATACCAAGAGGTAGGTACAGGTATTGCATAAAAAGCATGGTGTTTTTTAATTTCCGATCCGATACTATTTGTGATAAATGAAATGGGACAAAAAGAACAAATATAATTAATTGAAATAGTGTGGACATGAATAGTACGATTTGCCCATCAATATGGCAAGAAAATACTAACGGAGGTTCCTTTATTTAATTCGGAGTTAATGCTTATTTCTCCCTGGTGTAGCTTAATAATTCTTTGCGTTAATGTTAATCCGATTCCATGACCCAAATAAGATTTTACATTTTCACTTCTGAAAAAGGGCTCAAAAATGTGTTCCAGGTCTTTTTGCGGTATGCCTATTCCTTTATCAGTAATAATTAAATGTATTCCGGTTTCCTTAAAAGAAATTGCAACATTCGCTTCCTTATGGACAGAATATTTGCAAGAATTTTCAATAATGTTAATAATAGCTGCTTTTAATAACTGTTCACTACCGGTCAATATAAGTTTTTTCTCTTCCTCCGGGAACTCTTTAAAATCAGCGCCTATTTTATAATTTTTATTTCGTTTTAATAATTCCGCTCTTGCATGACCAATTAATTCATCAATTCGTATCTGAGCCACTTTGATTTCTGAAATATCCAGGCTTGCCTGAGCAAGGTCGAGTAATCCATTGGAAAGTTTGTTTAGATTTTTAATATCGTCTAATAGAGATTTTAGAAGCTGCTTGGTATCCTCATTGATTTTATCATTCATTAATGATACTTCAATTTGCCCCGTTAGCGATGTAAGAGGGGTTCTTAACTCATGTGAGGCGTTGGAAACAAAACTCCGCTGCATCTCAAAGGCTGCTTCCAAACGTTCCAACATTTTGTTAAACTTAAT is from Bacteroidota bacterium and encodes:
- a CDS encoding HAMP domain-containing protein; translated protein: MQIRTKLTYQFTINVALILILFSVAIYYFSSNYREQEFYSRLKDKAITTAKLLSQDVKEVNPSILKAIDRNSVNNLPGEKVTIYDFKNTLLYDSNDDSTLAAAELINKIRLEKEVRYTEGESEVIGVLFEGQYDRFVVIASAFDKYGFSKLRFLKYVLLIGVLITIVLTVITGLFFSKQALQPIANVVGEVDKITVSNLYSRVNEGNGTDEIAQLAIKFNKMLERLEAAFEMQRSFVSNASHELRTPLTSLTGQIEVSLMNDKINEDTKQLLKSLLDDIKNLNKLSNGLLDLAQASLDISEIKVAQIRIDELIGHARAELLKRNKNYKIGADFKEFPEEEKKLILTGSEQLLKAAIINIIENSCKYSVHKEANVAISFKETGIHLIITDKGIGIPQKDLEHIFEPFFRSENVKSYLGHGIGLTLTQRIIKLHQGEISINSELNKGTSVSIFLPY